From Scylla paramamosain isolate STU-SP2022 chromosome 18, ASM3559412v1, whole genome shotgun sequence, one genomic window encodes:
- the LOC135108966 gene encoding uncharacterized protein LOC135108966 isoform X2, with protein sequence MPGKRRRLLNLTVTPHTGKHWQVSLHVPIISTALEWETKLWKNQGKQHWEVNGEVKSTKSDISLEFVHFKQEKQDEETQVTDDRGEAGRCDAEGCGDGNVKEPKAKSRHHVDSDCDSDLRKEQTVDQNEVCSGRDPKSEDLKQNDPDSIMVNVDEECSRKAECDGPEESVSSEAVQETTQKLTSRVFSLSSNMKTYVSSDGGRWIRILQRTHLAFCPHVGWNLNQIFRFNRDWTGWEYVVNTWEWGNMVVKAEWGVSLLQWYQKTFSFSFDQAAALPSTQLVLDFRDWWSYKVWLKWPVLASSLAASLTLGRDSHTLLGESDRVGVTWEVKKVDEFLGEDAGKVVARVVARHTPAGLVVTFHADTASMQELHDTVTAVLAQAMESPDLCGEVPDHATLLKFLHDFLGQSPASLWADLLQEVRRLLLGSGTEADLHHLLEVFREEMGTEGVGLWEAVWTVLERAGLLRSRGEEVEVVVPSEWIRLAQGWFTWAVMGGGRQCEGNTLMVNLVDALAETLRRSGSGQATF encoded by the exons ATGCCGGGGAAGCGTCGGCGTCTCCTGAACCTCACCGTCACGCCACACACTGG AAAACACTGGCAGGTGAGCCTACATGTGCCAATTATCTCTACAGCCCTCGAGTGGGAGACGAAGCTCTGGAAAAATCAGGGCAAGCAACATTGGGAAGTTAATGGGGAAGTCAAGTCTACCAAATCTGACATATCGTTAGAATTCGTTCACTTCAAGCAGGAGAAGCAGGACGAGGAGACTCAGGTCACGGATGACAGAGGTGAGGCTGGCAGGTGTGATGCTGAAGGTTGTGGGGACGGCAATGTCAAGGAGCCAAAAGCCAAGTCGCGGCACCACGTCGACAGTGATTGCGACtcagatttaagaaaagaacagacagtAGACCAGAATGAAGTTTGTAGTGGTCGAGATCCTAAATCAGAAGACTTAAAGCAAAATGATCCTGATTCCATAATGGTAAATGTAGACGAAGAATGTTCCAGGAAAGCGGAGTGTGATGGACCGGAAGAGTCAGTGTCAAGTGAAGCTGTTCAAGAGACTACACAAAAATTAACTTCCCGGGTTTTCAGCCTTTCTTCCAACATGAAGACTTACG TCTCATCTGACGGAGGACGCTGGATTCGGATCCTGCAGCGCACACACCTGGCATTCTGTCCTCACGTTGGCTGGAACTTGAACC AAATATTTCGGTTCAATCGTGACTGGACTGGGTGGGAGTACGTGGTGAACACCTGGGAGTGGGGCAACATGGTGGTGAAGGCGGAGTGGggcgtctctctcctgcagtggTACCAGAAAACTTTCAGCTTCTCTTTCGACCAG GCGGCGGCGCTCCCCTCCACGCAGCTGGTCCTGGATTTCCGTGACTGGTGGAGCTACAAGGTGTGGCTGAAGTGGCCGGTCCTCGCGTCCTCCCTCGCCGCTTCCCTCACGCTTGGTCGCGACAGTCACACACTGCTGGGTGAGTCAGACCGTGTGGGGGTGACGTgggaag TGAAGAAAGTGGACGAGTTTCTGGGTGAGGACGCCGGAAAGGTGGTGGCGCGGGTGGTAGCGCGACACACCCCTGCTGGCTTGGTGGTGACCTTCCACGCCGACACCGCCAGCATGCAGGAGCTCCACGATACCGTCACTGCCGTCCTTGCTCAG GCCATGGAGAGCCCTGACCTGTGTGGCGAGGTGCCTGACCACGCCACGCTTCTGAAGTTCCTGCACGACTTCCTTGGACAGTCACCGGCGAGTCTCTGGGCGGATCTGCTGCAGGAA GTCCGTCGCCTGCTGCTGGGGTCTGGCACCGAGGCAGACTTACATCACCTGCTGGAAGTTTTCAGGGAGGAAATGGGGACAG aAGGCGTAGGATTGTGGGAGGCAGTATGGACGGTGCTGGAGCGGGCGGGGCTGCTGCGTTCCCGcggcgaggaggtggaggtggtggtgccctCCGAGTGGATTAGGCTGGCGCAG GGGTGGTTCACTTGGGCTGTCATGGGAGGCGGCCGGCAGTGCGAAGGCAACACACTGATGGTTAACCTGGTGGATGCGCTGGCGGAGACCCTGAGGCGAAGTGGCAGCGGGCAAGCAACCTTTTGA
- the LOC135108966 gene encoding uncharacterized protein LOC135108966 isoform X1, with protein sequence MPGKRRRLLNLTVTPHTGKHWQVSLHVPIISTALEWETKLWKNQGKQHWEVNGEVKSTKSDISLEFVHFKQEKQDEETQVTDDRGEAGRCDAEGCGDGNVKEPKAKSRHHVDSDCDSDLRKEQTVDQNEVCSGRDPKSEDLKQNDPDSIMVNVDEECSRKAECDGPEESVSSEAVQETTQKLTSRVFSLSSNMKTYVSSDGGRWIRILQRTHLAFCPHVGWNLNQIFRFNRDWTGWEYVVNTWEWGNMVVKAEWGVSLLQWYQKTFSFSFDQAAALPSTQLVLDFRDWWSYKVWLKWPVLASSLAASLTLGRDSHTLLGESDRVGVTWEVKKVDEFLGEDAGKVVARVVARHTPAGLVVTFHADTASMQELHDTVTAVLAQAMESPDLCGEVPDHATLLKFLHDFLGQSPASLWADLLQEVRRLLLGSGTEADLHHLLEVFREEMGTAEGVGLWEAVWTVLERAGLLRSRGEEVEVVVPSEWIRLAQGWFTWAVMGGGRQCEGNTLMVNLVDALAETLRRSGSGQATF encoded by the exons ATGCCGGGGAAGCGTCGGCGTCTCCTGAACCTCACCGTCACGCCACACACTGG AAAACACTGGCAGGTGAGCCTACATGTGCCAATTATCTCTACAGCCCTCGAGTGGGAGACGAAGCTCTGGAAAAATCAGGGCAAGCAACATTGGGAAGTTAATGGGGAAGTCAAGTCTACCAAATCTGACATATCGTTAGAATTCGTTCACTTCAAGCAGGAGAAGCAGGACGAGGAGACTCAGGTCACGGATGACAGAGGTGAGGCTGGCAGGTGTGATGCTGAAGGTTGTGGGGACGGCAATGTCAAGGAGCCAAAAGCCAAGTCGCGGCACCACGTCGACAGTGATTGCGACtcagatttaagaaaagaacagacagtAGACCAGAATGAAGTTTGTAGTGGTCGAGATCCTAAATCAGAAGACTTAAAGCAAAATGATCCTGATTCCATAATGGTAAATGTAGACGAAGAATGTTCCAGGAAAGCGGAGTGTGATGGACCGGAAGAGTCAGTGTCAAGTGAAGCTGTTCAAGAGACTACACAAAAATTAACTTCCCGGGTTTTCAGCCTTTCTTCCAACATGAAGACTTACG TCTCATCTGACGGAGGACGCTGGATTCGGATCCTGCAGCGCACACACCTGGCATTCTGTCCTCACGTTGGCTGGAACTTGAACC AAATATTTCGGTTCAATCGTGACTGGACTGGGTGGGAGTACGTGGTGAACACCTGGGAGTGGGGCAACATGGTGGTGAAGGCGGAGTGGggcgtctctctcctgcagtggTACCAGAAAACTTTCAGCTTCTCTTTCGACCAG GCGGCGGCGCTCCCCTCCACGCAGCTGGTCCTGGATTTCCGTGACTGGTGGAGCTACAAGGTGTGGCTGAAGTGGCCGGTCCTCGCGTCCTCCCTCGCCGCTTCCCTCACGCTTGGTCGCGACAGTCACACACTGCTGGGTGAGTCAGACCGTGTGGGGGTGACGTgggaag TGAAGAAAGTGGACGAGTTTCTGGGTGAGGACGCCGGAAAGGTGGTGGCGCGGGTGGTAGCGCGACACACCCCTGCTGGCTTGGTGGTGACCTTCCACGCCGACACCGCCAGCATGCAGGAGCTCCACGATACCGTCACTGCCGTCCTTGCTCAG GCCATGGAGAGCCCTGACCTGTGTGGCGAGGTGCCTGACCACGCCACGCTTCTGAAGTTCCTGCACGACTTCCTTGGACAGTCACCGGCGAGTCTCTGGGCGGATCTGCTGCAGGAA GTCCGTCGCCTGCTGCTGGGGTCTGGCACCGAGGCAGACTTACATCACCTGCTGGAAGTTTTCAGGGAGGAAATGGGGACAG cagaAGGCGTAGGATTGTGGGAGGCAGTATGGACGGTGCTGGAGCGGGCGGGGCTGCTGCGTTCCCGcggcgaggaggtggaggtggtggtgccctCCGAGTGGATTAGGCTGGCGCAG GGGTGGTTCACTTGGGCTGTCATGGGAGGCGGCCGGCAGTGCGAAGGCAACACACTGATGGTTAACCTGGTGGATGCGCTGGCGGAGACCCTGAGGCGAAGTGGCAGCGGGCAAGCAACCTTTTGA
- the LOC135108966 gene encoding uncharacterized protein LOC135108966 isoform X3 encodes MPGKRRRLLNLTVTPHTGKHWQVSLHVPIISTALEWETKLWKNQGKQHWEVNGEVKSTKSDISLEFVHFKQEKQDEETQVTDDRGEAGRCDAEGCGDGNVKEPKAKSRHHVDSDCDSDLRKEQTVDQNEVCSGRDPKSEDLKQNDPDSIMVNVDEECSRKAECDGPEESVSSEAVQETTQKLTSRVFSLSSNMKTYVSSDGGRWIRILQRTHLAFCPHVGWNLNQIFRFNRDWTGWEYVVNTWEWGNMVVKAEWGVSLLQWYQKTFSFSFDQAAALPSTQLVLDFRDWWSYKVWLKWPVLASSLAASLTLGRDSHTLLVKKVDEFLGEDAGKVVARVVARHTPAGLVVTFHADTASMQELHDTVTAVLAQAMESPDLCGEVPDHATLLKFLHDFLGQSPASLWADLLQEVRRLLLGSGTEADLHHLLEVFREEMGTAEGVGLWEAVWTVLERAGLLRSRGEEVEVVVPSEWIRLAQGWFTWAVMGGGRQCEGNTLMVNLVDALAETLRRSGSGQATF; translated from the exons ATGCCGGGGAAGCGTCGGCGTCTCCTGAACCTCACCGTCACGCCACACACTGG AAAACACTGGCAGGTGAGCCTACATGTGCCAATTATCTCTACAGCCCTCGAGTGGGAGACGAAGCTCTGGAAAAATCAGGGCAAGCAACATTGGGAAGTTAATGGGGAAGTCAAGTCTACCAAATCTGACATATCGTTAGAATTCGTTCACTTCAAGCAGGAGAAGCAGGACGAGGAGACTCAGGTCACGGATGACAGAGGTGAGGCTGGCAGGTGTGATGCTGAAGGTTGTGGGGACGGCAATGTCAAGGAGCCAAAAGCCAAGTCGCGGCACCACGTCGACAGTGATTGCGACtcagatttaagaaaagaacagacagtAGACCAGAATGAAGTTTGTAGTGGTCGAGATCCTAAATCAGAAGACTTAAAGCAAAATGATCCTGATTCCATAATGGTAAATGTAGACGAAGAATGTTCCAGGAAAGCGGAGTGTGATGGACCGGAAGAGTCAGTGTCAAGTGAAGCTGTTCAAGAGACTACACAAAAATTAACTTCCCGGGTTTTCAGCCTTTCTTCCAACATGAAGACTTACG TCTCATCTGACGGAGGACGCTGGATTCGGATCCTGCAGCGCACACACCTGGCATTCTGTCCTCACGTTGGCTGGAACTTGAACC AAATATTTCGGTTCAATCGTGACTGGACTGGGTGGGAGTACGTGGTGAACACCTGGGAGTGGGGCAACATGGTGGTGAAGGCGGAGTGGggcgtctctctcctgcagtggTACCAGAAAACTTTCAGCTTCTCTTTCGACCAG GCGGCGGCGCTCCCCTCCACGCAGCTGGTCCTGGATTTCCGTGACTGGTGGAGCTACAAGGTGTGGCTGAAGTGGCCGGTCCTCGCGTCCTCCCTCGCCGCTTCCCTCACGCTTGGTCGCGACAGTCACACACTGCTGG TGAAGAAAGTGGACGAGTTTCTGGGTGAGGACGCCGGAAAGGTGGTGGCGCGGGTGGTAGCGCGACACACCCCTGCTGGCTTGGTGGTGACCTTCCACGCCGACACCGCCAGCATGCAGGAGCTCCACGATACCGTCACTGCCGTCCTTGCTCAG GCCATGGAGAGCCCTGACCTGTGTGGCGAGGTGCCTGACCACGCCACGCTTCTGAAGTTCCTGCACGACTTCCTTGGACAGTCACCGGCGAGTCTCTGGGCGGATCTGCTGCAGGAA GTCCGTCGCCTGCTGCTGGGGTCTGGCACCGAGGCAGACTTACATCACCTGCTGGAAGTTTTCAGGGAGGAAATGGGGACAG cagaAGGCGTAGGATTGTGGGAGGCAGTATGGACGGTGCTGGAGCGGGCGGGGCTGCTGCGTTCCCGcggcgaggaggtggaggtggtggtgccctCCGAGTGGATTAGGCTGGCGCAG GGGTGGTTCACTTGGGCTGTCATGGGAGGCGGCCGGCAGTGCGAAGGCAACACACTGATGGTTAACCTGGTGGATGCGCTGGCGGAGACCCTGAGGCGAAGTGGCAGCGGGCAAGCAACCTTTTGA